In a single window of the Elaeis guineensis isolate ETL-2024a chromosome 4, EG11, whole genome shotgun sequence genome:
- the LOC105033803 gene encoding UDP-glycosyltransferase 86A1, with the protein MVDPDRKPHAVLIPMPFQGHIFPAVQLAIKLASKGFTITFVNTEATNYQISQAHHSPINHDIFSDARASGLDIRYELISDGLPTSYDRSRNDEQLWYAYLYLFSTHVEALMQKLLLTSPPVTCLIADTFFVWPSTMAKKLGLTYVSFWTEPATVFTLFYHMDLLIAHGHHACQENRKDTITYIPGVPAIEPTDLMSYLQLDIPPMPRQMLFKAMEETKGADFVLCNTAEELELETISALQREKPFYAVGPIFPVDFTRSTVAATLWTESDCSQWLDSKPAGSVLYISFGSYANVSKRDLEEIAYGILDSKANFLWAIRRDIVSTDEPEPLPKEFLEECDERGIVVPWCCQREVLSHPSIGGFLTHCGWNSVLESIWCAVPLLCFPLISDQLTNRKLVVQDWKIGTEIGGLGIVSRNEVSEKIESLMGGEIGDQARKEIKELKKALETALSPDGSSPKNFDQFIEDLIRQ; encoded by the exons ATGGTAGATCCTGACCGAAAGCCCCATGCCGTCCTAATCCCCATGCCCTTCCAGGGCCACATCTTCCCTGCTGTACAACTCGCGATCAAGCTCGCTTCTAAGGGCTTCACCATCACTTTCGTCAACACCGAAGCCACCAACTACCAGATCTCCCAAGCTCATCACTCCCCTATCAACCATGACATCTTCTCCGATGCCCGCGCCTCGGGACTTGACATCCGCTACGAGCTCATCAGTGATGGCCTCCCCACCTCCTACGACCGCTCTCGGAACGACGAGCAACTATGGTATGCCTACCTTTACTTGTTCTCCACCCATGTCGAGGCGCTCATGCAAAAGCTTTTGCTCACGAGCCCCCCGGTCACCTGCCTCATCGCCGACACGTTCTTCGTCTGGCCCTCCACCATGGCCAAGAAGCTCGGCCTCACCTATGTCTCATTCTGGACCGAACCCGCCACCGTCTTCACTCTCTTCTACCACATGGACCTCCTCATAGCACATGGTCACCATGCTTGTCAAG AGAATCGCAAAGACACCATAACATACATACCCGGAGTGCCAGCTATCGAGCCGACCGACCTCATGTCGTACCTTCAACTTGATATACCGCCCATGCCGCGCCAAATGCTTTTCAAGGCAATGGAAGAGACCAAGGGGGCAGACTTCGTGCTTTGCAACACGGCGGAAGAGCTCGAGCTGGAGACCATCTCGGCGTTGCAGAGGGAGAAGCCATTCTATGCTGTGGGACCGATCTTTCCTGTGGATTTCACCCGGAGCACGGTTGCTGCAACTCTGTGGACCGAATCCGATTGTTCTCAGTGGCTCGATTCAAAGCCAGCAGGCTCCGTCCTGTATATCTCTTTTGGGAGTTATGCCAACGTTAGCAAGAGAGACCTGGAGGAGATAGCATACGGGATTCTAGACAGCAAGGCGAACTTCCTATGGGCCATTCGGCGAGACATCGTGAGCACCGATGAGCCTGAGCCGTTGCCCAAAGAATTCTTAGAGGAGTGTGATGAGAGGGGGATCGTCGTCCCATGGTGCTGCCAAAGAGAAGTGTTGTCACACCCATCAATTGGAGGCTTCTTGACGCATTGCGGGTGGAATTCAGTACTTGAGAGCATTTGGTGTGCCGTTCCATTACTATGCTTTCCACTGATAAGCGATCAGCTCACAAACCGGAAATTGGTGGTCCAAGATTGGAAGATCGGTACTGAAATTGGAGGGCTTGGTATTGTGAGCAGGAATGAAGTGTCCGAGAAGATTGAAAGCTTGATGGGAGGAGAAATAGGGGACCAGGCGAGGAAAGAGATCAAGGAGTTGAAGAAAGCCTTGGAGACTGCACTCTCTCCTGATGGTTCGTCACCGAAGaattttgatcaatttattgaagATCTAATCAGGCAGTAA